A section of the Phaseolus vulgaris cultivar G19833 chromosome 8, P. vulgaris v2.0, whole genome shotgun sequence genome encodes:
- the LOC137825877 gene encoding aspartic proteinase nepenthesin-2-like encodes MVLKVSLIVIFLVTCSCFVEAFSRNHDHNHNQNGSSLAAIKFPDHPSFSVISSSGDTDCNLSSSNELGHSGPAITSGKETGEEGEAFPTPKPHKQVVKLHLKHRSGSEDAGPNQSVVDSTVRDLTRIQNLHKRVTEKKNQNAISRLQKSQDQPKQPFEPVVAPGASPASGVSGQLVATLESGVSLGSGEYFMDVFVGTPPKHFSLILDTGSDLNWIQCVPCIACFEQSGPYYDPKDSSSFRNISCGDPRCQLVSSPDPPRPCKGENQSCPYFYWYGDGSNTTGDFALETFTVNLTTPSGGAELKRVENVMFGCGHWNRGLFHGAAGLLGLGRGPLSFASQMQSFYGHSFSYCLVDRNSNASVSSKLIFGEDKELLSHPNLNFTSFGGAKEDSVDTFYYVQIKSVMVDGEVLKIPEETWHLSAEGAGGTIIDSGTTLTYFAEPAYEIIREAFVKKIKGYTVVEGLPPLKPCYNVSGIDKMELPDFGILFADGAEWNFPVENYFIQIDSDIVCLAILGTSRSALSIIGNYQQQNFHILYDMKKSRLGYAPMKCADV; translated from the coding sequence ATGGTTTTGAAGGTTTCTCTCATTGTGATTTTCCTTGTGACGTGCTCCTGTTTTGTGGAAGCCTTTTCTAGGAATCACGATCACAATCACAACCAAAATGGATCTTCTCTGGCTGCCATAAAGTTTCCTGATCATCCTAGCTTCAGTGTTATCTCTTCATCCGGGGACACTGATTGTAACCTCTCGAGTTCCAATGAACTTGGGCATTCTGGGCCTGCCATTACATCAGGTAAAGAAACTGGTGAAGAGGGTGAGGCTTTTCCAACACCAAAACCGCACAAGCAAGTGGTCAAACTCCACTTGAAACACAGGTCAGGGAGCGAAGATGCTGGACCTAATCAATCTGTGGTTGATTCCACCGTAAGGGATTTGACCAGAATTCAGAACCTTCACAAAAGGGTCACAGAGAAGAAGAATCAAAACGCCATTTCAAGGCTGCAAAAGTCACAGGACCAACCAAAGCAGCCCTTCGAGCCTGTGGTTGCTCCAGGGGCTTCGCCGGCAAGTGGGGTTTCGGGGCAGCTTGTGGCAACTTTGGAATCTGGAGTGAGTCTTGGCTCTGGTGAGTACTTCATGGATGTGTTTGTGGGCACACCTCCTAAGCATTTCTCTCTCATACTTGATACTGGTAGTGACCTTAATTGGATTCAATGTGTTCCTTGCATTGCATGTTTTGAGCAAAGTGGGCCATATTATGACCCCAAAGATTCTAGTTCTTTTAGAAATATAAGCTGTGGTGATCCCCGGTGCCAACTGGTTTCATCTCCTGATCCACCTAGGCCTTGCAAAGGTGAGAATCAGAGTTGCCCCTACTTCTATTGGTATGGAGATGGTTCAAATACAACTGGGGATTTTGCATTGGAAACCTTTACCGTTAATCTCACCACTCCTTCTGGGGGGGCAGAGCTGAAGCGTGTGGAGAATGTGATGTTTGGATGTGGTCATTGGAATAGGGGTCTCTTTCATGGGGCTGCTGGTTTGCTAGGTTTGGGGAGAGGACCATTGTCATTTGCTTCTCAGATGCAATCTTTCTATGGCCATTCATTTTCCTATTGTCTTGTGGATAGAAATAGCAATGCAAGTGTGAGTAGCAAATTGATTTTTGGAGAGGACAAGGAGCTCCTCAGCCACCCCAATTTGAATTTCACTTCTTTTGGTGGGGCGAAAGAGGATTCAGTTGACACATTTTACTATGTCCAGATAAAGTCTGTTATGGTTGATGGTGAGGTGTTGAAGATACCTGAGGAGACTTGGCATTTGTCAGCAGAAGGTGCTGGTGGTACCATAATTGATTCTGGCACCACACTAACATATTTTGCTGAACCTGCTTATGAGATTATAAGGGAGGCTTTTGTGAAGAAGATTAAGGGCTATACAGTGGTTGAAGGCCTTCCTCCTCTAAAGCCATGTTACAATGTGTCGGGAATTGACAAGATGGAGCTACCTGACTTTGGTATTTTATTTGCTGATGGAGCAGAGTGGAATTTCCCTGTGGAGAATTACTTTATCCAGATTGATTCTGACATTGTTTGCTTGGCTATTTTGGGAACTTCTCGATCTGCCCTTTCAATAATTGGAAACTATCAGCAGCAGAATTTCCACATACTATATGATATGAAGAAATCCAGACTCGGGTATGCACCAATGAAGTGTGCTGATGTTTAA
- the LOC137825347 gene encoding B3 domain-containing protein At2g24670-like, translated as MEEKKFRGDGKKQVGNGDAWASMRKTVLAREENHFLYEDLSMEMRERSLKRNGKEVQSDYKPSKKIKSAEGCSRSNNDDVLRLCLTKRFGVFQHYDKEEEQEEEETNQNPHKRIKSKEGYSNSKSIFEYLLEAVSLFSEYEEEQNSLKNMHELRNNATVDDEEEENHESGELLPRQFQEKIQELNGSEVKFVTEKKLFSTDLNPKHARLSIPPTKIANRFLSETEESSLNECIKENGRLAGLSVTVLDPSLNECKMCLKKWKMERSYIYNLTKGWNQIVRHNHLQLHHTLHLWSFRVSSHLCFALVRI; from the coding sequence GAGAAGAAAACCATTTTCTTTATGAAGACTTGTCCATGGAAATGCGTGAAAGGAGTCTCAAAAGGAATGGGAAAGAAGTACAAAGTGATTATAAACCATCAAAGAAAATCAAGAGTGCAGAAGGATGTAGCAGAAGCAACAATGATGATGTACTGAGATTATGTTTAACGAAAAGATTTGGTGTTTTCCAACATTatgataaagaagaagaacaagaagaagaagaaacaaatcaAAATCCACATAAGAGAATCAAGAGCAAGGAGGGATATAGTAATAGTAAATCAATATTTGAATATTTGTTGGAGGCAGTGTCCTTATTTAGTGAATACGAAGAGGaacaaaattcacttaaaaacaTGCATGAGTTGAGAAACAATGCAACGGTGGAtgatgaggaagaagaaaatCATGAATCGGGTGAGTTGCTGCCAAGGCAATTTCAAGAAAAGATACAAGAACTTAATGGATCTGAGGTAAAGTTTGTGACCGAAAAGAAACTTTTTAGCACAGATTTGAACCCAAAGCATGCTCGATTGTCTATTCCACCCACCAAGATTGCCAACAGATTTCTTTCAGAAACCGAGGAGTCGTCATTGAATGAATGTATCAAAGAAAACGGAAGGCTTGCTGGCTTGTCAGTGACTGTGTTGGATCCTTCTTTGAACGAGTGCAAGATGTGCTTGAAGAAGTGGAAAATGGAGAGAAGCTACATCTATAACTTGACCAAGGGATGGAACCAGATTGTGCGTCACAATCATCTCCAACTCCATCATACGCTGCACCTTTGGTCCTTCAGAGTCTCCTCTCATCTGTGTTTCGCACTTGTCAGAATCTGA